The Peromyscus eremicus chromosome 16_21, PerEre_H2_v1, whole genome shotgun sequence genome includes the window ACAGGTCAGCTAATCAAACCCCACCAGAAACCAGGTCCCCAACTCAGCTCCTCACATACTCTGCCCACAGCATGACCTCGGCCagcctctcccctttcctcaccCCCAAAAGAGAGCCTCTATCTTTTAATGGAGGGGGGCTTGGAGAAGTTGTTTTTAGTTAGGAATGGAGGAGGGTGGCtttgtctttgttcttttgaaagttttggctacatagcccaggctggcctcaaatgtgaCATCTTCCCTCAGGGTTGCAAGTACCacaggattacagacatgtgctccCTTACGCAGGGTAATTTTGGTAGAATTTTAAAGTTGCAGCGATATTTCAGCGTTTTCAGTTTGTAACGGAAAAGCTCTGAAGTCCCCAGAGTACGTCAAGCCCCACAGCTTTCGCTCACTGCCCTGCACTCTGTGCCTAGTATCACCTCCCTTGAGACAGGGAACCCTTTCAAAAGCAGTCGCTGTGGCCAACTCGCCTTTGAAATTATCAGAGTGCGCGGCACAGCTCTCCACACATAAGGGATGGTGAAGAAGTAACCAGGAAAATTATGGCCCGGGCCCAGAACAAGGTAACTGATTGTTTAAAGAGATCCGATACAAAGAAATAGTTAAGAGCCTTTCCTAGTCAAACTGCAGCACTGGGTAACCCGGCAGTAAATGAGATCAAGTCCCTCGGTTGATGCAGCCAAGTTAAAGCAGGACAGAGCAGCACTATTTACAACCTGATCATTTAACACATGTCAGGCATTGCTTATCAGTGGCGGACACCAGCACCAAGAGAACCAGATATGTTGTGTCTCCCAGAGCAAAGAACACAGCCATAACTATAAAAAGGGAAATGCTGAGTCTTAAAGTTTCCATATTGATCTACCAGTGGATAAGAAATAGTCAGAGGTACACACTGGAATAATACTACAGAGGTTCGACCCacagaatccataggaaacacaagacaGAAATACATATTCCTTCGACAAATAGCAAGGTGGGAATTTAAAATCAGTAGACACAGAGAGGTTGAAAGGACATCAGTCACACCATGtggacctgtggagatctgggcaCTGAGTGTACTGGGTGAATTTAAGaaattattgctatttttttgGTATCATAGTGCCTTTTGGACGACATATTTATAATCTAGAGATGCACACAGGAATATCTACAGATAAGACTGTGAGATTTTGAATTTGTTTCAAAATAGTATGAGGGGAGTGAGGGCAGACCCAACAGAGTGGGCTGTTGGGAGTAGGTGGAGTTGAGGCAAGACTAAGGATGGGGTAGGGTTGGGTTTGGGACTGCAGTTAGAGGTAAGGTTAGTCACGGTGGGGTTAAGTTAGGGTCATGGCTATTTGGAGTTGTTTGGATTGGGTTAGGGTCAGCATTAGTTTATAATGGAGTTAAGCTAGGGTTAGGGAGTTTGAGTTAAGGTTAGGGTTATGATCATTGTTAAAGCTGATAATAGTTATCTGAAGGTTCCTtataatgtcttctttttttttttttttttttcttttcgagacagggtttctctgtgtagctttgtgcctttcctggaactcactctgtagaccagactggcctcgaactcacagagatccacctgcctctgcctcctcagtgctgggattaaaagcatgcgccaccaccacccggtctttttttttttttttttttttttagcatgttTTAGATTATCTATAAGAACATTAATAGTTTGTTTGTTGAACAAATAAAGCTCAGCCTAGAAGTCCagagagaaacagcagcaaagCATCTGCTGAGGGCATCTCACTCACCCGGACATAGGCCCCCACTTCCTCCTGGTACATCAGGAAGGAGAGCAGGCCTCCCCTGGTGACCTCGCCAGCCAGGATCTGCTGCACGCCACAGTTCAGAATCAGCACCTGCATGCCCAAGGCCATCAcctgggagggcaggagggagaagtgagTGAGCCCCCGAGGCCAGTGCACTATACTGGTTCCTAGAACCTCCGTTGTCTGGCTCCTCATCCGGTCTCCCTCCGCAGGCCGCCTCACCCTCCGTATGGCTGAATACAAGGCTCTCTCCAGGTCTCGGCGCCACCACAGCTGTCGACATCGCTCCAGGGCCTCCTTATAGCGGCTGACCTCCTGCTCCTCGGCCCCAAAGCTGCGCACGGTCTGCAGCCCTCCTACTGCCTCGCGCACCACCTGACTGGCCTTGGCCACCTCATCCTGGATCTCTGTTAACACCGCCTGAGAACAGACAGCAGGATAAACCGGTTAACGAGACAGAACACAACAGGCCCGGGGGCTTCACTCCAGCCCTTCGTCCCTGTTCCTTGATTTTCTTTCCAGAAGGAATattgaagggaagggaggggaggggagaggagaggaggggaggggaggggaggggaggggaggggaggggagaggagatgtgctggggagatggctcagtgcttgccATGCCCGCATAAGGACCTGAAGCCCCAAGAGACTTCACCTTGCTACTAAGGAACAACACCCACCTTAGACACACATtcttgccacacacacactcacacacaaaggaaggagagagagcatgTGCCTTGCTGAGCTCTCACTGGTAAACACTGTGGGACATGTGGGACATTTTGTTTAACTTCCATTTGAAGTAAATCCTTCCCCCTGATGTCAGATGGGGAAAGAGACGCAGCAGTTAAGGAAGATGAAGACCTGGCTGTCGAGACGGCTCCTCTGTTTAGAGAGCTCGCTGCTTTTCCGGATGACCagagtgcagttcccagcacctaagcCAACTGGGGTCAGGgaccgtcttctggcctctgtgagcagccacacacatgtgtacacacacacatgagcacacacgcacaaatggtaaatctttatttttttaaaaaggtggagCTGTAATtagaaatggatcaaagacctaaatttAAGAGTTGAAATTGTAAAAACTCTTTTTATAaagacttggtgtgtgtgtgtgtgtgtgtgtgtgtgtgtgtgtgtgtgtgtgtgtacgagtgCAGGGGCCTCTGAGGCTGGAAGAGGGAACTGGATAGCTggcatgtgggtactgggaaccaagctcagtcctctacaagagcagtaagcactctgaaccactgagcaatctctccagccccaattaacTAGCTTCCTGAcactggactacacagtgaattcttaAATGGGACACCAGAGCACAGGCAACAAAGACAAATAGGACCTGTCCACACTGCAGCATGGGACCCTGTCCACACTGCAGCATAAGACCTGTCTGTAGTGAAAGACACCTCAAGACGCATCTTTGTAAATCAGATAAGAGGCCAGAGCAGCTGCTGTTCTGGGAAGGCAGCTGGTCTAAGCATCCCAACTTCACAGCAGgtctgttttgcctcagggcaGGGTGGGCTCAGCAGGGCCTATGCCTCTAAACAGGAGTTAACCACAGCAAGGCCCAGCTGCAAAGTGTGGGTGCCCGTTTAAGGCCTGTGCTCTGTGCTGAGCCCTGTCTGACTCACGGTGAGACTGCCAATGCCTCAAGAtcaagcacaacagtgactattccaGGACACTGTGACACTGAACACAGCCTGGCTGTGTATGTTGAAACACACACCCTCTAACAGCAGCCCCTAAGACTTGCCTTGTgggctcagcttcctgctctctctgcttcgGCCATACCACAGTGTCTAGTCACCCTCTGCTGCTGCCTTTCCTGTCTTGGTGAATTCTACCACAGGCCATGCATCACTAGCCTACCCACGCTGTCCCCAGCATGCCAAGTAACATCCAGAATATGTGCagactgcattttaaaaatacaatttaaaaaatataaagaatgccTTTCAAAATGCAAATTTTGGCCGggcagtgtggcacacacctttaatccctgcactcgggaggcagaggcagatggatctctgtgagttcgaggccagcctggtctacagagcgagatccaggacagacaccaaaactacacagagaaaccctgtttgggcggggggggggggggggatgcaaatattaagctgggtggtggtggcgcatgcctttaatcccagcactcgggaggcagagacaggtggatctctgtgagttcaaggtcagcctggtctacagagcgagttctaggacagccaggaatacacagagaaatcttgtctcccaaaaccaaaaacctaaaaccaaaaacaaacaagtaaaaacaaaacaacaacaaaactacaaatttttaaaaatgaaaaaaacaatggGCATAGGAATTTCTCTTCACCAAAGGGCCGAAAAGCACCGAGAGGAACCGGATGGGCATCCCTCCAAAGAATGTGTCAAATGTCCCACACGCACGTGAAAACACACGTAACATCATTAGTGGTCAGGAAAATACAAAGCAAAGCCACAatgagccaccacagccagcaaAACAGCTTTTGTTCacgtttaaaaataaagtgacagTACGTTTTGGGGAAAATGTGGAGAATCAGAAGGCTTGTGCTTTGAATTGTGGCCCAAAAGTGAGtaacgtggttttttttttttttacatcctgtGTGCTTTGCTACAAGGGAAAGCCCAAGGCAGGACTGAATCCAAACTCAGGACTGCCTAACTCaagtcctccctcccccacactccATCTAGTTATGTATGCTGAGGTCAAAGGGGAAACCTTCTAGGGCCccgagagatgcctcagtggctgagagcaccagctgctcctccagaggaccagggttccattcccagtacccacactgctcacagctgtctgtaactccaggcacAGGgcatccaacgccctcttctggccttctcagacaCTGCACAAAGATGTCCAgacgtgcaagcaaaacactcatacacataaaataaaaacaaagtgtaAACCTCCTAAGATGTTCTTCACACTGATTCTCAAACGTTTGTGGGAAGGGCATACACAGACATTGAGACACTCATGAGAAGACACCATCTTACCAGAAAGAtgtcccctcacctccctctccccacagctCAACACACGCAACACTTCTGCTTATAGATCCAGTGGGCCCCCAACCTCCTCAACTCAGTGGATGGCTGGACTAGGAAAATGTGGTACTGCAGAGGCTGAAAAGAACTGTCCATTCTACCTGTCTGTCTCTCATGCTGAGATTTGCACGTGGAAGCCTGCACACCTCTGCACTTTAGTCTCCTCGCAGGGCACTGTGACAGGCAGGGCACtgtgacacatgcacacacacctggcGGCGGGGGTTGTACATCTTCTCTGCTGCTATGGCGAGGGGCAGGTCCAGCAGGGAGAGGAAGGTGAGTCTCGGAGACACCCGGAGCATGAAGATGTAGAGCCCCACCACCTTCACCAGGCTCCGCAACAGGATATTGGCATTTAAAGGGAGCCAGCGGCTCATCAGGGAGGTGTCGGAGCTCAGCCGTGAGTTCAGCTCCCCTGGGGAGGACAGAGAGGATGAGGGGACCATGGATACTGCAGAAACCCAAGAACTCgatctgagccatctcactgactcaTGCCACCTCTCACACCCTCTTCCCCCACAGAGACTGGGTTACACCTCTACCCTGCTCTAAGAGATAACTGCCAGGCTCcagaggtggggggtgggtgacGGGACCAGGAGGGACAGAGGACCCCAGACCCGGATGCCAGGTTCACCTGTCTTGGTCTCCTGGAAAAACCCAAGGTCTTGGCGCAGCAAGGACGAGAAAAGCTGCTCTCGTATCCGCAGGTTAATCCTGGACATGGTGAAGAGGAAGGAACCTCCACGGCAGCCTGCAGACAGGGAgctggggggtgggttggggggcagACAGCgggaaagagagatggagagaagggggaagaaggagATGGGGGAAGTAGACAAGAGGCAAAGGGGGAAAACACATGAATAAACGGGTAGGAAGGGTAGACACAGGGAACCAGCACAAATCCCCACGGGCTCACGGACTCACACGTGCTTCCTTTGGAAACAGCAacaagtccctccctccctcccgtttTACGGATCCCCAGTCACCAATCTCACCTTCCATCCTTTGGGAAGTCCTCTTGGATCAAccaattttttataataaaaacttaaaggaagaagtatttttaaatgcacaAAAGCAAATGTTTTACAAAATATGGGTTTCAAATGCAAATTTAGTTCCCATATTGGATAAGCAGACATGAAATGGTGGACTTTGAGTAATCACAGTAAGAATGAAAAGGAGccaccactctgtgtgtgtgtgtgtgtgtgtgtgtgtgtgtgtgtgtgtgtgtgtgttttgcatgtgGATACACACAGATCCAGGTgtactgctctgtgtgtgtgtggtgggtgtgtgttCAAAGACTAAAGGATGACATCCCATCTCCCTCCGttgccctccaccttatttttctggaggcagggtctctcactgaacctggagcccaccaTTTCCGATAGACTGGCCAGTCACCATGGCCTtaggatccacctgtcttcacTCCACACCCGTACTGGGGTTAGAGAGTCTCCCTGTGCTTACACGGAAAGCACGTGACGCAGTGAGCCGGCTCCCCAGTCCAGGGAGATGGTTCTGAAGGCAAGACACAGCAGAGCAGTGTGGGACCTGAGGCTGAGGCCCAGAGTGCGGGTACTGAGCTTTGTGgttggagacaggaaagaggggCATCTTTAGGGGGTCCAGGAGGGAGTGTGACGCACTGAGGTTTGAATATGATTACAAGGTGAGAGTGCCTAGCCAGCAGCAGTTCCAGCCCCTGGAACAACTGGGTTTAGGAAACAGCTTAGCGTAAATCTGCATCGGAGAATCACCTGgcacaaagaatatttttaagaaatcatAACACACTGCGTGGCCATGCCTGGTGATGACCTAAGTTCCACCCCTGGACCCCACACAGTGAAGGGACAGAGCTCACtcagcaagctgtcctctgacctccagtgcACATACACTCTTACTCAGGAAGAATGacagggtgggagggtgggggagtggTTAGTTTAGAACACAACATACCCATGAACAGGCCAAACTTAAGGGTCTAGAGGAGGAAAATTCTCCAAAAAAGCGGAGTAGATTCGAAGACAGAAGGGAGTTTCATAAATGCTAGTTGCAGAAAGAGATCAACTGAACTACAAACACCAAATGCTACCAAGACACCAAAGGGAATCCAGCCTGGGCCGGGAGAGCAGAGAACTGACCCATAAGGAGTTCACCTGTGCATGGCTTCAGGGGGAAAATACAGCAAAACTAGAATGGAGGCATAATGAAGGACTAggaaggggtgagggagggagagaacctGCCTGAACCTGCACCCTCTCTCTGTACCTGAGCCTCCTCATCCCAGTCACAGCCCTGCCACACAGTTCATCGTTTGTTTACTTGAGACTGCAGGCTCCTGGGTCTGTACAAAGACAGGCAAAGGCAGCCAGTGAGGGAGCCACAAgattggggtgggggagacacacCCTCCCCTGCGGGAGATTCTGGGGAGACACCTGAGGACACTGGGAACAGTCCCTTTGGACACACGGCTCCTTTTGCTCCGCACCACCCTCCTACCTGTCTCtgtaacataaaataaacttGGAGCACGTTGGAAAATTCaaaggaggagataaatggatagatgggAGTCCGTGATGGGTAAATGTGCATATTTCAGTTGAAGTACTTCGTGCTTTGTGCAAAACAAAGTCGGGATGGAGGGCCCCTGTCCAGGTGTGGGTCTACCAAAGGGACCTGAAGTCAATCATCCACTCACCTCCCAACAGACAACAGGCACATGAAGAAGATGGCGCTGGCAAAATCATTCGGGTCAAAATCACCTCCCAGGATGTCAATCACACGACCAGAATAGTGAGGAATTGAGGTCTCTCCTGAAAGAGGCAGGAAGGATAAGGAGGCTGCGCCCTGCCGAGGCCCTTCTCCCACCGCCCTCCCTCCACGGTGGCCTCTCCCTCTCACCCAGCACAGCCACCACGAGGAAGAAGAAGGCAACCATGAGGAAAGGCAGGTCCGGCCGCGAGAGCTTCAGCAACCGCCACATCAGGGCTTTGTTGTTCTCCTGGCCAGGTTCCTTCTCCTGGGCTCCTGGAGGGCTCAGCACATCCCACACGGCCCTGCCCAGCATGGCAGCCCCATAGCCAGCCAGCAGCCAGCCCCACGAGGCAGAAGCCACTCTGACTGCTGGGGCACTCATGGTGCCTCCCACCAGAGCTCTCAGCGAGAAAAACAGGGGGGTGGCCAGGCAGAGCAAGGGCAGAAAGGTCCCCACCATCCCCAGCGCCCCTCCCACTGTTAGCAGTCCCCACAGCCCTCCAAGTCGCAGGGTGCCCTCCAGCCACAGTCCTGGAAGCCCCCGGGGAAGCAGATTTCCCAGAGACCCCTGTAGCAGCGCAAGTAAAGCCATGTCCACCAGCAGCAGAGAGGCCCAGGGCCTCAGGTAGGCCAGCGCCATGATGGGCTCtgcagggagaaagggagaaattagGGCGGTGGGGTTCCCTGGCCACAGGCCTCCTGCCCCGAACCCACACCAGGCTTCAACTTCTCATTTTATGCAACCTCACGGAGAAGGTCTCCTCCTAGTCACACCTCTCCTGAGATCCATGccattctgcacacacacacacacacacacacacacacacacacacgggggggggctAGTCTGCTGTCACCACGCCTGTCCCTTTGAAGGTTCTTGGTGTTAACCGAGAAGACTCAGTCCCCGGTCACACTCCCTCCACTCCCCGGGTCCTTAGAGCCAGGGAACAGCGTGCAGCAGTGGGACGCAGAGTCAGAGAGAGGACTTGGGGCAGGCGGCACGGGACAGAAGACAATGACAGGGGACACCGGGCAAGGGAGCGGACCGAGGACCTTGGGCAAGGGGTGAAGGGCAGGGGACCTGGGACACTGGGTGAGAGGCACAGAACCTGGGGCAGAAGACCTGGGACATTGGGTGGGGCAGGGGCGTGGGGCAGAAAACCtaaggcaggacccagagagggGAGCGAGATGGAGACACCAAGGGTTTGGGAGTGGGCCGCACCCCTGCTAGCGCTCGGGCTCTATCCACAAGAACTCACCTGCGGACCAGCAGCTCAGGAGTGCTTCTGAAATCTGCTTCTTCCCAAACTGGATCCCCCGGGTGCGCCCGCGACGGTCTCGCAATAAGAGCGCCCGGTCCCGCGACTTTCGCTTTCACTTCACTGTCCAGGTCCCGGTGCTGCGCACAGCGGCCAGCAGGCGGCGCCTGCCAATCTGCGGGTGGGGTGAGCGCCCCAAGTCCCCAAAGAGCCTCACCCACCCTAGTTGGCCGCTACTAGCAAAAGCCTCCGAGGGTCTGAGCTGCTTTGTCATGGGAAAAGCCCTGCATTTCCCCGGTTGCTCTCTCGAACTCCGGACCTATTTTAAGAAGCGCTCATGTGGCTGGAAACATAGTTCAGAGGAAGAAAACACTTGCCTGAGCTCTAGGTTCGTTCTccggaagagagaggaggaggaggaggaggaggaggaggaggaggaggaggaggaggaggaggaggaggaggaggaggggaggaggaggaggaggaggaggaggaggaggaggaggaggaggaggaggaggagggaaggaggaggggaaaggggggaggggaggaaggaggaggaggggaagagagtgaAGGAGGGAGTGATTTTAGATGCCCTCCCAGTCACCCAAACAATTAACAATGGACCACACAGGAGTCCCACTTCTGGAAGGGGGGGGagtaaggaggagggagaagggggagtaaggaggagggagaggagatgaggggcttagttttttttttccagacaagccCAGAAACAGAGGTCTTGGGGTAAAACATGGGGCCTTCTTGGAAGGCCTAGCCCCTATCACCAGGCTGAAGGTTTCCTTTTGAACCCAGACTTTGTCCTCAGACTTCCTTCTCAGTGTCGGACCTGCGGACCTGCGGTGAGGGTCCTGGGTCAGTGCCAGGGCCTACTGATGTGAGGGAGAGGCTGGTATAGGCTAATGCTATCAAACAGCGACAGTTTCTACCCAACCTCCTCCCCCAGAGCCCAGTTTATCGAAGAAATCACCCCTCTGGGCTCAAGGGTAGGGCCCTTCCCTAGCATGGTGagtccctgggttccattctcagctaTGAAAACAAAGTATCTTTGCTGCACATCGCAGCCTCCCTCTACCAAAGCGACAGACTCAGAAATGACTCCGTGTGCTGAAACTACCtctaaagaaaaagttaaaaaaaaaaaaaaatcccctctgAAATGTTGGTGTGACTACCCACGAATCACTTGAAGTTTaagtgtggggtgggggttgggggtgaaaGCATAGAAGCCGGTCCTGCTACATGGCCACCTTATCTGCTCTGGGTCTTAGGGCACCCCCAGTGAAGGAAACTCCTGCGGCTGCTCTGGCTTCTCCTCTGACCCATGACCTCACTCTTGACCACTCCTGTGCTTCCACAGACCCGGGTATTCCTGCTCATCTCTCTTCACTGGGCTCTCACCTGGCAGCCAGAGGGGACATCATGAAATTGAACCCAACAGCATCTTTACACTTCAATATCCAATGTCAAAAAGGTGCTACTGAAGCGATTCAGTGTTTATAATCATCACAAAGTCCAGTCACCCCAAAACatctaccaggggccacactggAGTCCCCAGAGCATGGCATTCCTCCAGGAAGGGCTGTGGGGCCAAATGAAATTAAATGTGAGTGTCCAAAGAGAAGGCTGATGGATCCTCCTGGGAGGGGAGTGCTggaggatgtccaggaagagccTGGTGATGCTCAGCTACTTACAGAGAAGGTGGCGCCCCCTCTCAGTAGAAGCCCGCTTGATTTCCTGCTTGCTCCCTGACCCTCCCTCCAAAGGACCCCACAGCCTGACTCCGTTCAGCCACAGCACAGAGACACGTATAACCGTTTTCTTTTATTGTACGTAGAAGGTATCCAGGGATGGAGTGCTCAGTGAGACGAGGGTGAACCTGGCCGTCTCTATGGCCTCAGAGCTTTCTGTCTCCGGCCCAGGTTGGGCCCTCCTTCCTCCTGGGACTGAAGCTGGCCCAGGTCCCCGAGTCCACCAGGCTTGCCAGGAGCCACCTGCCCAGCGGCCACCGCCATCACTGGTTGGCCTCCCAGTACTTGTGCATCAGGTCACTGACATCGGAACTTTCCACTTTCACCCAGCCGTCTTCCTTCATGTGGTACACTGTGAGCAGTTGAGAAAAGAACATGGCCTCAACCCTCTCTTCAGTAAGTCAGGGGTGTGGCCTGGGCGGCAGCAGCGACTTGCAGAGGCCTTCgcacccatccccacccccacacaagcTGAAAACATTTTCCTCCCCACTCCATCACCCCTGAGTCTCCCCAGTCTAAAACCCCCTTCTCCCAGGTGTCTGGGGGAAGCACTGGTCTCTTACTATTAACAACGCCTCCAGAATAGCAATCTCTGTGGGTGGCGTGAACAATAGCCCTGCGGCCAAGGTCATAGGCCTCTTCAGGATTGAGATCCTGCCGGTAGCCACTGTCCATCACCCCATAGGCATAGGTGTTCCCGCTGCCGGTGGAGAACATCTGTCCTGAGAGCCGAGTCCCATTTTCATCTACGTAGTAGAGTCCTGGTCCCTAGAAGATGGGAGACCATCCTGAGTTACATTTGGAAATACCTTGTCAATAACAGAAAGACTCAAGTGTGATTGGTGTGGGCAGACACCGGCAGGGAAACCTTTGAGTTAAGACGGCGCACTGTGGCCAACATCAACACCTGAGCCAAGCATGGGGGAGGGTAGTGTCCAGTGGGTAAGGGACAGctcatgggggtggggagcataGGGACAGGCCACCCACCTTCTTGTCCCAGCCGCAGATCATGCTGCCCATGGAGAGGCCCATGCCCCGGTACTGCAGCATCATGTTGGAGAGCAGCTTGGAGGCCGCAGACACGGAGATGCGTTCCCCATTCCGCAGGTAGTACAGCCTaggtgaggaggaaggaggccTCAGGGGCGGCAGGCCAGAGTCCATTTTCTCCCACAGAATGAGGTTAAGAAAGGATGTAGAGACGAGTGTTGGGAAGGTATGAGCTGGCGCGATGTAGGAATGAGGGAAAGATTtggaatttaaaatatatgagccaCGTTTTTAAAAGCCTGTTAAAGGACCCCATCCTAACGTGACGGTGTCCGTGTTAAATAATTGACAGATTACCTGGTGTCTAAGCAGGGGCACAGACTAAGGTTCGGGAGATTTTTAATCACACAAaggctattttatttcttttgtaaaacCCCTTATTAGCACTAGGATAGATCACCGGGAATAAGTGACCTGGGAGAGTCTAGGATTGAACAAATGAGATGAGGAAATCTGCCCACCTGCATTCCTTAGCCAGCAGCCGCTCCCAGTACTGACAGTCGGCagcacagccagacatggtgccgAGCAGGTAAGGGTTAATCTCGATCACCT containing:
- the Psmb8 gene encoding proteasome subunit beta type-8, which codes for MALLDLCGARGQRPEWAALGAESGYRSDPGHYSFSVRAPELALPRGMQPSEFLRSFGGDQERNVQIEMAHGTTTLAFKFQHGVIVAVDSRASAGTYISTLRVNKVIEINPYLLGTMSGCAADCQYWERLLAKECRLYYLRNGERISVSAASKLLSNMMLQYRGMGLSMGSMICGWDKKGPGLYYVDENGTRLSGQMFSTGSGNTYAYGVMDSGYRQDLNPEEAYDLGRRAIVHATHRDCYSGGVVNMYHMKEDGWVKVESSDVSDLMHKYWEANQ
- the Tap2 gene encoding antigen peptide transporter 2 isoform X1, which produces MALAYLRPWASLLLVDMALLALLQGSLGNLLPRGLPGLWLEGTLRLGGLWGLLTVGGALGMVGTFLPLLCLATPLFFSLRALVGGTMSAPAVRVASASWGWLLAGYGAAMLGRAVWDVLSPPGAQEKEPGQENNKALMWRLLKLSRPDLPFLMVAFFFLVVAVLGETSIPHYSGRVIDILGGDFDPNDFASAIFFMCLLSVGSSLSAGCRGGSFLFTMSRINLRIREQLFSSLLRQDLGFFQETKTGELNSRLSSDTSLMSRWLPLNANILLRSLVKVVGLYIFMLRVSPRLTFLSLLDLPLAIAAEKMYNPRRQAVLTEIQDEVAKASQVVREAVGGLQTVRSFGAEEQEVSRYKEALERCRQLWWRRDLERALYSAIRRVMALGMQVLILNCGVQQILAGEVTRGGLLSFLMYQEEVGAYVRNLVYMYGDMLSNVGAAEKVFCYMDRKPNLPQPGTLAPPRLEGHVEFQDVSFSYPSRPEKPVLQGLTFTLHPGKVTALVGPNGSGKSTVAALLQNLYQPTGGRLLLDGQPLVQYDHHYLHRQVVLVGQEPVLFSGSVKDNIAYGLRDCEDAEVMAAARAARADDFIGEMTNGIHTEIGERGGQLAVGQKQRLAIARALVRNPRVLILDEATSALDAQCEQALQAWRSQGDRTVLVIAHRLHTVQNADQVLVLKQGRLVEHDQLREDQDVYAHLVQQRLEE
- the Tap2 gene encoding antigen peptide transporter 2 isoform X2, producing MALAYLRPWASLLLVDMALLALLQGSLGNLLPRGLPGLWLEGTLRLGGLWGLLTVGGALGMVGTFLPLLCLATPLFFSLRALVGGTMSAPAVRVASASWGWLLAGYGAAMLGRAVWDVLSPPGAQEKEPGQENNKALMWRLLKLSRPDLPFLMVAFFFLVVAVLGETSIPHYSGRVIDILGGDFDPNDFASAIFFMCLLSVGSSLSAGCRGGSFLFTMSRINLRIREQLFSSLLRQDLGFFQETKTGELNSRLSSDTSLMSRWLPLNANILLRSLVKVVGLYIFMLRVSPRLTFLSLLDLPLAIAAEKMYNPRRQAVLTEIQDEVAKASQVVREAVGGLQTVRSFGAEEQEVSRYKEALERCRQLWWRRDLERALYSAIRRVMALGMQVLILNCGVQQILAGEVTRGGLLSFLMYQEEVGAYVRNLVYMYGDMLSNVGAAEKVFCYMDRKPNLPQPGTLAPPRLEGHVEFQDVSFSYPSRPEKPVLQGLTFTLHPGKVTALVGPNGSGKSTVAALLQNLYQPTGGRLLLDGQPLVQYDHHYLHRQVVLVGQEPVLFSGSVKDNIAYGLRDCEDAEVMAAARAARADDFIGEMTNGIHTEIGERGGQLAVGQKQRLAIARALVRNPRVLILDEATSALDAQCEQAAAHGSERRPGPGAQAGAAGGA